In uncultured Methanobrevibacter sp., the following proteins share a genomic window:
- a CDS encoding DUF1847 domain-containing protein, producing MKKYSCSNCRILNCKHQNKKYPDFCPTKELTSEEKTEIEKLYNEDNNNEISRISAEIEEEFYCKYTRVEEIIEFAKRLKMKKIGIAACVGLMEESRTFAKILDKHDFEVYSVACKVGAMKKTEIAGVDEEKTVTTGNVMCNPILQAKILNKEKTDLNVIIGLCVGHDSLFYKYSDALCTTLVTKDKVLAHNPVGALYQTNTYYKKLMKE from the coding sequence ATGAAAAAATACTCCTGCAGCAATTGTAGAATTCTAAACTGCAAACACCAAAACAAGAAATACCCTGATTTCTGTCCAACAAAAGAATTAACAAGTGAAGAGAAAACTGAAATTGAAAAACTTTACAATGAAGACAACAACAATGAAATATCACGAATATCTGCTGAAATAGAGGAAGAATTTTACTGCAAATACACAAGAGTGGAAGAAATTATAGAATTTGCCAAAAGACTAAAAATGAAAAAGATAGGAATAGCTGCATGTGTGGGGCTGATGGAAGAAAGCAGAACATTTGCAAAAATTCTAGACAAACACGACTTTGAAGTATATTCTGTAGCATGTAAAGTTGGTGCAATGAAAAAAACAGAAATAGCGGGTGTTGATGAAGAAAAAACAGTGACCACTGGAAATGTAATGTGCAACCCAATACTGCAGGCAAAAATACTAAACAAGGAAAAAACTGACCTTAACGTAATAATAGGATTATGTGTAGGCCATGACAGCCTATTCTATAAATATTCTGATGCCCTATGCACAACACTTGTAACAAAAGACAAGGTACTCGCACACAATCCAGTAGGGGCATTATACCAAACAAACACATATTATAAAAAGTTAATGAAAGAGTAA
- a CDS encoding proteasome assembly chaperone family protein: MRTTQFKVLEEVSLNNPIFIEALPGIGHVGKLAIDHVIDELDATKFVEIYSPYFPPQVLVGEGGIVEDMTNEMYYLKSAGADERDFIFLVGNCQALAPEGQYELCGSILDFVESKGAKEFYTLGGLATGQPIEGTDGRVLGAATDEERIEMLKEADVEIRSADGGIVGASGLFLGLGRLRGMKGACLMGKTPGYFIDAEAAEAILQKLAILVKLEVSTEELEAKAEEIREMISQAQQMEQEMLQRAMGQQAPQQTQDDLRYIG, translated from the coding sequence ATGAGAACAACTCAATTTAAAGTATTAGAAGAAGTTAGTTTAAACAATCCTATATTTATTGAAGCACTTCCTGGAATCGGTCATGTAGGTAAATTAGCAATTGATCATGTCATTGATGAACTTGATGCTACTAAATTTGTGGAAATCTATTCTCCTTACTTCCCTCCACAAGTTCTTGTTGGTGAAGGGGGAATTGTAGAGGATATGACAAATGAAATGTATTACTTGAAGTCTGCTGGTGCAGATGAAAGGGATTTCATATTTTTAGTAGGTAACTGTCAAGCTTTAGCACCTGAAGGTCAATACGAACTCTGTGGTTCTATCCTTGACTTCGTTGAATCAAAAGGGGCTAAAGAGTTTTATACTTTAGGTGGTCTTGCTACTGGTCAACCTATTGAAGGTACAGATGGTCGTGTTTTAGGTGCTGCTACTGATGAAGAGCGTATTGAAATGCTTAAGGAAGCAGATGTTGAAATCAGATCTGCAGATGGTGGTATCGTTGGTGCTTCTGGTTTATTCTTAGGTTTAGGTAGACTCAGAGGAATGAAAGGGGCTTGCTTAATGGGTAAAACTCCGGGTTATTTCATTGATGCTGAAGCGGCTGAAGCTATTTTGCAAAAATTAGCTATTCTTGTAAAACTCGAAGTAAGTACTGAAGAGTTAGAAGCAAAAGCTGAAGAAATCCGTGAAATGATTAGCCAAGCTCAACAAATGGAGCAAGAAATGCTTCAAAGGGCTATGGGTCAACAAGCACCACAACAAACTCAAGATGACCTCAGATACATAGGTTAA
- a CDS encoding RNA-protein complex protein Nop10, producing MKMKMKKCPVCNIYTLKSQCPKCGGELKVIYPPKFSVEDKYGKYRRQLKKEMLNKE from the coding sequence ATGAAAATGAAAATGAAGAAGTGTCCTGTTTGTAATATTTACACACTTAAATCCCAATGTCCAAAATGTGGTGGTGAACTTAAAGTGATTTACCCTCCAAAATTTTCCGTTGAGGATAAGTATGGTAAATATCGTAGACAATTAAAGAAAGAGATGCTTAATAAGGAATAA
- a CDS encoding translation initiation factor IF-2 subunit alpha, with protein MVRKSQEWPDEGELIVGTVYKVVNYGAFANLEEYAGKEAFIHISEVSSGWVKNIRDHVRENQKIVARVLRVNPKKGHVDASLKRIREDQRTKKIQQWKIEQKAEKFLELAAKSLDKDLDTAYDEVGYELMDIFGDIYGAFESASEEGAETLTEEGISQEWADAITEVAEKNIQPPEVHISGYVDIKNYNPDGVEVIKKALMAAEAENIEVQCVGAPRYRITVTSTDYLVAEKQLKEAAEKAIAIVEDADGTGEFLREIEN; from the coding sequence TTGGTAAGAAAAAGTCAAGAATGGCCAGATGAAGGAGAACTTATTGTAGGAACTGTCTACAAAGTTGTTAACTATGGTGCATTTGCTAACTTGGAAGAATACGCAGGCAAGGAAGCTTTCATTCATATTTCTGAAGTTTCTTCTGGTTGGGTAAAAAATATTCGAGATCATGTAAGAGAAAATCAAAAGATTGTTGCTCGTGTTTTAAGAGTTAATCCTAAAAAAGGTCATGTAGATGCTTCTTTAAAAAGAATTAGAGAAGACCAAAGGACTAAAAAGATTCAACAATGGAAAATTGAACAAAAAGCTGAAAAATTCTTGGAATTAGCTGCTAAATCTTTAGATAAGGACTTGGATACCGCTTACGATGAAGTGGGATATGAGCTTATGGATATCTTCGGTGATATCTACGGTGCATTTGAAAGCGCTTCTGAAGAAGGGGCAGAAACTCTTACTGAAGAGGGAATTAGCCAAGAGTGGGCTGATGCCATAACTGAAGTTGCTGAGAAAAACATTCAACCTCCTGAAGTTCACATCAGCGGTTATGTAGATATTAAAAACTACAACCCAGATGGTGTAGAGGTTATTAAGAAAGCACTTATGGCAGCAGAAGCTGAAAACATTGAAGTTCAATGTGTTGGAGCTCCTCGTTACAGAATCACTGTAACTTCTACCGATTATCTTGTTGCTGAAAAGCAATTGAAAGAAGCAGCAGAAAAAGCTATTGCTATTGTAGAAGATGCAGATGGAACTGGAGAATTCTTACGTGAAATTGAAAATTAA